A single genomic interval of Stieleria maiorica harbors:
- a CDS encoding peptidoglycan DD-metalloendopeptidase family protein, producing the protein MRLGSLWTSIVRNGGENQITRPSSGIKMHPHDRSFERRFRSRSIERLETRALLSADLGNPVGDWAATSDSEHPHDESVWSGDVLSGDGDVHTVYQQQGLRETKLAESSSPNLRLIAGYVRDGQGNPIESPFLGQRLAIQVQFETTDLPAGSTHAFHFTVDGVTLGSGVLNTGAGQSAYTGFRWRAGWFATPGTHQVVVTADAFNTVVESDETDNSISFTFTTGTTTFAQPLIWPVEGTPYHDHAFLKYVDVDPTGGIEDFRGGGYAYDGHSAWDIAVRGYDEQDAGIEIYAAADGTVIDTHDGEFDRQTNLGSTFPPVNYVVVDHGDGWTTRYVHLRRDSVQVSVGDVVSAGDKLGYMASSGWSDITHLHFALEHYGFSVEPWYDPTTFLHDSVATLEYIGESQYVLSNGISNVPVAPHVREGTSQFNVFEQKSGQLVYTWNWFSGVEQGDVIHLDWRRPDGSVFRVNHVTAGNDWAHQWRWYSYFLPDQPDLGTWTIDVLINGVKLAEQSFVVAPQGVPEARVLQNGALIVDDRVTPIDFGTIPQSSFAPSRSFVLENHGEATLHLGDVTVPSGFTVTDPLPASLAPGQSDTLTVQLSTTTVGHFAGQVRIETDDADEGVYEFSVEGIVTSVNQPQQLILGLSERKTSEGTTLFGNVRRSDDGAGTSGPLVVNLTSDPALVTVPTSVTIPAGSDRVIFPIQTVADTSSSSDVVVQLSATPAVTPMAQNELLLLDVPAAPTVIEVELNGGDPSRSSLDSISVRFDQQVTLDSSGPEPAVKVLNRDSGAAVPIELAASVADEKTVLEITFTRPSEIVDGNHVLILKSPLITASGLQLDGNGNGVVDAEDDYRFGDQATDAFFRFYGDTDGDRDVDGQDYGRFGLTFLKSVGQAGFDSRLDSDFDGDVDGQDYGRFGLRFLRTLPL; encoded by the coding sequence ATGCGACTAGGCTCTCTTTGGACCTCCATCGTCCGCAATGGCGGCGAAAACCAGATCACTCGACCGAGTTCAGGCATCAAGATGCATCCGCACGACCGAAGCTTCGAACGTCGTTTTCGATCGCGATCGATCGAGCGTCTTGAAACTCGTGCGCTGTTGTCAGCCGACCTGGGGAACCCCGTCGGGGACTGGGCGGCCACCTCGGATTCCGAACACCCCCATGATGAATCTGTCTGGTCCGGAGACGTGCTGTCGGGAGATGGCGACGTGCACACCGTCTATCAACAACAGGGGCTGCGTGAAACGAAACTGGCGGAAAGTTCCTCGCCGAACTTGCGTCTGATCGCAGGTTATGTGCGCGACGGTCAAGGCAATCCGATCGAATCGCCGTTCTTGGGCCAACGCTTGGCGATTCAGGTGCAGTTTGAAACGACCGATCTTCCCGCCGGATCAACGCACGCGTTTCACTTCACCGTCGACGGGGTCACGCTGGGCAGCGGCGTGCTGAACACCGGTGCGGGGCAGTCGGCCTACACGGGGTTTCGATGGCGAGCCGGATGGTTCGCGACGCCCGGTACCCATCAAGTCGTCGTGACAGCGGATGCGTTCAATACGGTTGTCGAAAGTGACGAGACGGACAATTCGATCAGTTTCACCTTCACAACCGGAACGACGACGTTTGCCCAGCCGCTGATCTGGCCCGTCGAAGGCACACCGTATCACGACCACGCGTTCCTGAAATATGTGGATGTCGATCCGACCGGGGGAATCGAAGACTTTCGCGGCGGCGGATACGCATACGACGGACACTCGGCGTGGGACATCGCCGTTCGTGGCTATGACGAACAAGACGCCGGGATCGAGATCTATGCGGCCGCGGATGGAACTGTGATCGACACCCATGATGGGGAATTTGATCGACAAACCAACCTCGGATCGACGTTTCCGCCGGTCAACTATGTGGTGGTCGATCATGGAGACGGCTGGACGACACGATACGTCCATCTGCGGCGAGATTCTGTTCAGGTTTCTGTTGGCGATGTCGTTTCCGCCGGCGACAAACTCGGTTACATGGCCAGTTCCGGTTGGTCCGATATCACCCACCTCCACTTCGCGCTGGAGCACTACGGCTTTTCCGTCGAACCGTGGTACGATCCGACGACGTTTCTGCACGACTCGGTTGCAACGCTGGAGTACATCGGTGAGAGCCAATACGTGCTCAGCAACGGGATTTCCAACGTTCCCGTTGCACCACACGTTCGCGAAGGGACGTCGCAGTTCAACGTCTTTGAGCAGAAATCGGGTCAACTCGTTTACACTTGGAATTGGTTCTCCGGCGTCGAGCAGGGCGATGTGATCCATTTGGATTGGCGTCGCCCCGACGGATCGGTGTTCCGAGTCAATCATGTCACCGCGGGCAACGATTGGGCGCACCAGTGGCGTTGGTACTCCTATTTTCTTCCCGACCAGCCCGATCTGGGGACCTGGACCATTGATGTCCTGATCAACGGCGTCAAGCTCGCCGAACAATCCTTTGTTGTCGCGCCCCAAGGTGTTCCGGAAGCGCGCGTGTTACAGAACGGGGCGCTGATCGTTGACGACCGCGTCACCCCGATCGACTTTGGTACGATCCCGCAATCGTCGTTTGCGCCATCACGTAGTTTTGTGCTGGAGAATCATGGCGAAGCGACGCTTCATCTCGGCGACGTGACGGTCCCCTCGGGATTCACCGTCACCGACCCGCTGCCGGCCTCCTTGGCCCCCGGGCAATCGGACACATTGACGGTCCAGTTGTCGACAACGACGGTGGGACATTTCGCGGGCCAAGTGAGGATCGAAACGGATGATGCGGACGAAGGCGTCTACGAATTCTCGGTGGAAGGGATCGTCACGTCGGTCAATCAACCGCAACAATTGATTTTAGGGCTCAGCGAACGCAAGACGTCGGAAGGAACCACGCTGTTTGGAAACGTTCGACGCAGCGATGATGGCGCGGGGACATCGGGCCCCTTGGTGGTGAATCTGACCTCGGATCCAGCGTTGGTGACCGTTCCCACTTCGGTCACGATTCCGGCGGGCAGCGATCGCGTCATCTTTCCGATCCAGACCGTCGCCGATACGAGCAGTTCGTCTGACGTTGTCGTGCAGCTTTCAGCCACCCCGGCAGTCACCCCCATGGCGCAGAACGAACTATTGCTGCTTGACGTGCCCGCGGCGCCGACGGTCATCGAGGTGGAACTCAATGGCGGCGATCCGTCAAGGTCGTCGCTGGATTCGATCAGCGTGCGATTCGACCAGCAGGTGACGCTCGATTCATCCGGCCCGGAACCTGCCGTGAAAGTGCTGAATCGGGACTCTGGCGCGGCGGTACCGATCGAACTCGCGGCCTCGGTTGCCGATGAAAAAACCGTCCTGGAGATCACGTTCACCCGTCCGTCAGAGATCGTCGACGGGAACCATGTGTTGATCCTCAAGTCGCCGTTGATCACTGCCTCCGGATTACAACTGGACGGCAACGGCAACGGGGTCGTGGATGCGGAGGACGACTATCGATTCGGTGATCAGGCGACCGACGCGTTCTTCAGGTTCTATGGAGACACCGACGGCGATCGCGATGTCGATGGACAAGATTACGGTCGCTTCGGTCTCACCTTCTTGAAATCGGTGGGACAAGCGGGATTTGACTCTCGCCTGGACTCGGATTTTGATGGGGACGTTGACGGGCAGGACTATGGCCGATTCGGGCTCCGATTCTTGCGGACCCTGCCACTGTGA
- a CDS encoding VWA domain-containing protein has protein sequence MSDLVTVSNGKQFFRIPSGQLPRAQRGGYYRPGVLGRTIVSDGTQIFEIPLADLPAAMAEGYRDVLAIERPSIVCDAVDSRGESSEDASARQAPSQAVSAYRRAELEQEALHEQLREAVDDASILGKPLAWIRLWWFEQREALLGQLRTNGLSIALHVALLLLLSTIFLAEERISNPDIITVSTAVEEAIQEVVIEQVEVEVTEPVEEVVEEVTESIDVTSEVTEQFVSVDLSDSFDGSLLAPPAGDGDGDAMETPAKAKLQFFGSKTEAVDFVFVIDNSNSMTQGRFETALNELVKAVGKLNKRQKFYVIFYSDTAYPLFHPYSPKTLVPATTKNKQMLVQWLQTVPLCLRTDGKEALQLGFNLEPDVMFVLGDGAFTDGASRYFSQRPNEDVVVHTLGMEVNAKNAATFKQLADKHRGTYQDVGVHPQAAVIAKQFPRPKNRTRNGYWGLKLPANDNKMN, from the coding sequence GTGTCTGATCTTGTGACCGTCTCCAACGGCAAACAGTTCTTCCGAATCCCGTCGGGCCAATTGCCACGAGCTCAACGTGGGGGATACTACCGCCCGGGTGTGTTGGGGCGGACCATCGTTTCCGACGGAACCCAGATCTTTGAGATCCCGCTGGCAGATTTGCCGGCGGCGATGGCCGAGGGGTACCGCGACGTGCTGGCGATCGAACGACCATCGATCGTCTGTGACGCGGTCGATTCACGCGGCGAATCTTCCGAGGACGCCTCGGCGCGGCAGGCTCCGTCGCAGGCCGTTTCCGCCTATCGCCGCGCAGAACTGGAACAGGAAGCCTTGCATGAGCAGCTTCGCGAGGCCGTCGATGACGCGTCAATCCTTGGAAAACCATTGGCCTGGATTCGACTGTGGTGGTTCGAGCAGCGTGAAGCACTGTTGGGGCAATTGCGAACCAACGGATTAAGCATCGCGTTGCACGTGGCGTTGCTGCTGCTCCTGTCGACGATCTTCCTGGCCGAAGAGCGGATCTCCAACCCGGATATCATCACCGTTTCGACCGCGGTGGAGGAAGCGATCCAGGAGGTCGTGATCGAACAGGTGGAGGTCGAAGTCACCGAACCGGTCGAAGAGGTCGTCGAGGAAGTCACCGAGTCGATCGACGTGACCTCGGAGGTGACCGAGCAATTCGTGTCCGTCGATCTGAGCGACTCCTTTGACGGCAGTCTGCTGGCGCCACCGGCCGGCGATGGCGATGGTGATGCGATGGAAACGCCGGCCAAGGCGAAGCTGCAGTTTTTCGGCTCGAAAACCGAAGCGGTCGATTTTGTCTTTGTGATCGACAATTCCAACAGCATGACACAGGGCCGGTTTGAAACCGCGCTGAATGAATTGGTCAAAGCAGTCGGCAAGCTCAACAAGCGACAGAAGTTCTACGTGATCTTCTACAGCGACACCGCCTATCCGCTGTTCCATCCCTACTCGCCGAAAACGCTTGTCCCCGCGACCACCAAAAACAAGCAGATGCTGGTCCAGTGGTTGCAAACCGTGCCGCTGTGCTTGAGAACCGACGGCAAGGAAGCGCTTCAGCTTGGATTCAACCTTGAACCGGACGTCATGTTTGTGCTCGGCGACGGAGCCTTTACCGACGGCGCCTCCCGCTACTTCAGCCAGCGACCCAACGAGGACGTCGTCGTTCACACCTTGGGGATGGAGGTGAATGCCAAGAACGCCGCGACGTTCAAGCAACTGGCCGACAAACACCGCGGGACCTATCAAGACGTCGGCGTCCACCCGCAAGCCGCCGTGATCGCAAAGCAGTTTCCGCGTCCAAAAAACCGGACGCGAAATGGCTACTGGGGACTCAAGCTGCCGGCCAACGACAACAAGATGAATTAG
- a CDS encoding alpha/beta hydrolase, producing the protein MKSTLSILFLVSSVFATSPHLAAADPIVMNVWPGTPPGETKTLPAEADQTKPEDRLIAGRRIIKLGNVSTPQIAVYQPPAEQSNGTAVVICPGGGHHILAYDLEGTEVAEWLNTLGVTAIVLKYRVPARDPERRWRAAVQDAQRAMSLVRSRADEWMIDPEKIGILGFSAGGETAGLTAIFQEDRQYEAVDKVDQVSIRPNFALLIYAAGIVEKGTTQLHDYIQVDQDTPPMFFAHAFDDRVSVHNCLTLAGALKEAGVPAELHVYATGGHGYGLRVTDQPVTRWPEQAANWMKTMQLIP; encoded by the coding sequence ATGAAATCCACGCTGTCGATCCTATTCCTTGTCAGTTCAGTTTTCGCCACATCACCACACCTTGCCGCCGCCGATCCGATCGTCATGAACGTCTGGCCGGGGACGCCACCGGGCGAGACAAAAACACTGCCCGCCGAAGCGGATCAGACGAAACCGGAGGATCGATTGATCGCCGGACGCCGGATCATCAAGCTGGGCAACGTTTCCACGCCCCAGATCGCGGTGTATCAACCACCGGCCGAACAAAGCAACGGAACCGCCGTGGTGATCTGCCCCGGCGGCGGACACCACATCCTGGCCTACGACCTGGAAGGCACCGAGGTGGCCGAGTGGCTGAACACACTCGGCGTGACCGCGATCGTGCTGAAGTACCGCGTGCCGGCGCGCGACCCGGAACGCCGTTGGCGGGCCGCCGTGCAAGACGCCCAGCGGGCAATGAGTCTGGTGCGATCCCGTGCCGACGAGTGGATGATCGATCCGGAAAAAATCGGAATCTTGGGCTTTTCCGCCGGGGGTGAAACCGCGGGTTTGACCGCAATCTTTCAGGAAGATCGTCAGTACGAAGCGGTGGACAAAGTCGACCAGGTCTCCATCCGGCCGAACTTTGCGCTGTTGATCTACGCCGCCGGCATAGTGGAAAAGGGCACGACGCAGCTTCACGATTACATCCAGGTTGACCAGGACACGCCGCCGATGTTCTTTGCGCACGCGTTTGATGATCGCGTGTCCGTGCACAATTGTCTGACCCTGGCCGGTGCGCTCAAAGAAGCTGGCGTCCCGGCTGAGCTTCACGTCTATGCGACCGGAGGCCACGGATACGGACTGCGCGTCACCGACCAACCCGTCACCCGCTGGCCCGAACAAGCGGCCAATTGGATGAAAACGATGCAGCTGATCCCGTGA
- a CDS encoding Gfo/Idh/MocA family protein produces the protein MKQITRRQFNAASAASLAGLATAVHTSSAAKAADSPNEKLGVVVAGVNGRGQSHVAGFGSDPRTEVRAIVEVDSKVAQQRAGSIEKRTGKKPTVYRDIREALESDDLQIVTCATPNHWHALIGVWAMQAGKDVYLEKPISHNVNEGRALVAAAKKYGRMFQTGTQCRSSNGVIDLVNFIQSGGIGEVKLARGLCYKRRKSIGPLGDYPVPDSIDFNLWSGPATYTDPKVTRQKFHYDWHWQRHYGNGDSGNQGPHQTDVSRWGLGLERHPNSILTYAGRLGYQAERKDPSYVDAGDTANTQVSIYDYGDKTIVFETRGLSVDNSADDEINELFGSNRGNKIGVVFYGSEGYAIQGPNYENGRIFDLNKKPVRDFKHDTKEDGELNELHMSNFIDAVVSRDGSKLNADAMCGHLSASIAHLGNISYYVGQENRVSPDDIAGAVEAFGSSDDDSATLQRTLRHLRDNGVKPEVEQLSLGPVLKFDPVTERFADNDAANAMLTREYRDGFVVPDPDKV, from the coding sequence ATGAAACAGATTACCCGCCGCCAGTTCAACGCCGCATCGGCCGCATCGCTCGCCGGACTGGCGACCGCCGTCCACACCAGTTCGGCCGCCAAAGCTGCCGACAGCCCGAATGAAAAACTGGGCGTCGTGGTCGCGGGGGTGAATGGACGCGGCCAGTCGCACGTCGCGGGTTTCGGGAGTGATCCGCGTACGGAAGTCCGTGCCATCGTCGAGGTCGATTCCAAGGTCGCCCAGCAGCGTGCGGGATCGATCGAAAAACGCACCGGAAAGAAGCCGACCGTGTACCGCGACATCCGTGAAGCGTTGGAAAGCGACGATTTGCAAATCGTCACCTGCGCAACGCCCAATCACTGGCACGCCCTGATCGGGGTGTGGGCGATGCAGGCCGGGAAAGACGTCTACCTGGAAAAACCGATCAGCCACAATGTTAACGAAGGCCGCGCGTTGGTCGCGGCGGCCAAAAAGTACGGCCGCATGTTCCAAACCGGGACGCAATGCCGCAGCAGCAACGGCGTGATCGATCTGGTCAACTTTATCCAAAGCGGCGGGATCGGCGAAGTCAAATTGGCCCGCGGACTTTGTTACAAGCGACGCAAATCGATCGGGCCGCTCGGCGATTACCCCGTTCCCGATTCCATCGATTTCAATCTGTGGAGCGGACCGGCGACCTACACCGACCCCAAAGTGACACGCCAAAAATTCCATTACGACTGGCACTGGCAACGCCACTACGGCAACGGCGATTCGGGAAACCAGGGCCCGCACCAAACCGACGTCTCGCGTTGGGGCCTGGGGCTGGAACGCCACCCCAACTCGATCCTGACCTACGCCGGACGTCTGGGCTATCAAGCCGAACGGAAAGACCCCAGCTATGTCGACGCCGGCGACACCGCCAACACGCAAGTGTCGATCTACGATTACGGCGACAAGACCATCGTGTTCGAAACACGTGGATTGAGCGTCGACAACAGCGCGGACGATGAAATCAACGAATTGTTCGGCAGCAACCGGGGCAACAAGATCGGAGTCGTCTTCTACGGCAGCGAAGGCTACGCGATCCAAGGTCCGAATTATGAGAACGGGCGAATCTTTGACCTGAACAAGAAACCCGTGCGTGATTTCAAACACGACACCAAAGAAGACGGTGAGCTCAACGAGTTGCACATGAGCAACTTCATCGATGCCGTGGTCTCGCGAGATGGTTCCAAGTTGAATGCCGATGCGATGTGCGGACACCTGTCCGCATCGATCGCGCACCTGGGCAATATTTCCTACTACGTCGGCCAGGAAAACCGAGTCAGCCCCGATGACATCGCCGGCGCCGTCGAAGCCTTCGGGTCCTCCGACGATGACTCGGCAACCCTGCAGCGAACCCTGCGACATCTCCGCGACAACGGTGTCAAACCCGAAGTCGAACAGTTGTCGCTCGGACCGGTACTGAAATTTGACCCCGTCACCGAGCGATTCGCCGACAACGACGCCGCCAATGCGATGTTGACGCGTGAGTATCGCGACGGATTCGTCGTCCCGGATCCCGACAAGGTCTGA
- a CDS encoding protein kinase domain-containing protein has translation MVILEQGSEPIPGYFLAEKLGEGSFGVVWSADGPGETRVALKFLDLYQAGGAKEFESISAIKNIRHPNLLPITGFWLLDRSGKPIRDGRANRFRLTSSEPATLVIAMVAGEKSLDDVLQDHRSHGRPGIPLPELLDYAEDAARGLDFLNSPRHDLGDGRRVSIAHRDIKPDNILLVGDAAVLCDFGVARPCYAESIRSTGMIGSPAFISPESISGNASGGASDQYSLALTYYYLRTGDHAIRATDQATALHCHVTGELNFSKVGPAEQRVLQRATRMETNERFESCRQMVRALHRAIAHSPHAAPPDTSITQLNADVTETAIDPRFDSTTAAAGDGATAAAQQPMSVVGRTGSWRKQKPGRHRAIRRVIVSVVMVTLAAIAVVFVSRGPEAQTEKRSSMVEPATKDTPHSADRRVTPTGARQDPGQAASADDRALQSSLPEALPVAVQPEPDVAEAPDVNLASTPSDADAESAMESVAEEAFTPETTAPETTTSEIVAPAPASPPAPAETINEDDLTIAVFARLGGTLNHDRTELDLSGTKVTTADLSRLRFLPSLVSLSLENTPIGDEALAEIVRRQPKLQSLYLAKTKVTDAGLEHLRSLTDLVRVDLASCKVNDEGLVHLHSLENLQAVGLNSTAVSPAGMETLSEALSHRAVIQGPEFSLLGGKRFDVMH, from the coding sequence ATGGTCATTCTCGAACAAGGCAGCGAGCCGATTCCGGGCTATTTCTTGGCCGAAAAGCTCGGCGAAGGCTCGTTCGGAGTCGTCTGGTCGGCGGACGGACCGGGCGAAACCAGGGTCGCGCTCAAGTTCCTGGATTTGTACCAGGCCGGAGGGGCCAAAGAATTCGAGTCGATCTCGGCGATCAAGAACATCCGGCACCCCAACTTGCTGCCGATCACGGGATTCTGGTTGCTGGATCGATCCGGAAAACCGATCCGCGACGGCCGTGCGAATCGGTTTCGCCTGACGTCCAGCGAGCCGGCCACGCTGGTCATCGCGATGGTGGCTGGCGAGAAAAGCCTGGACGACGTGCTGCAAGACCACCGCTCGCACGGCCGGCCAGGGATCCCCTTGCCCGAGCTGCTCGACTACGCGGAAGACGCGGCCCGGGGATTGGACTTTCTCAACTCACCGCGACACGACCTCGGCGACGGGCGACGGGTATCAATCGCCCATCGTGACATCAAACCCGACAACATCTTGCTGGTCGGCGATGCCGCGGTGCTGTGCGATTTCGGAGTCGCCCGGCCGTGTTATGCCGAATCGATTCGCTCGACCGGGATGATCGGTTCACCCGCCTTCATTTCACCGGAAAGCATTTCCGGCAACGCCTCCGGCGGCGCCAGCGACCAGTATTCCCTGGCGTTGACGTACTACTACCTTCGCACCGGCGACCACGCGATTCGGGCGACCGATCAAGCGACCGCGCTGCACTGTCACGTCACCGGTGAACTCAACTTTTCCAAAGTCGGCCCGGCCGAACAACGCGTGCTCCAGCGGGCGACGCGGATGGAGACGAACGAGCGTTTCGAGTCGTGCCGGCAAATGGTGCGTGCACTCCATCGCGCCATCGCTCATTCGCCCCACGCGGCGCCGCCGGATACATCGATCACGCAGCTCAATGCTGACGTGACCGAGACCGCGATCGATCCCCGATTCGATTCCACAACGGCGGCCGCGGGCGACGGGGCAACCGCCGCGGCGCAACAGCCCATGTCAGTCGTCGGCAGGACAGGGTCCTGGCGGAAACAGAAACCCGGTCGCCATCGCGCGATCCGTCGCGTGATCGTCTCGGTCGTGATGGTCACACTCGCAGCCATCGCCGTGGTGTTCGTTTCGCGAGGTCCGGAGGCCCAAACGGAAAAACGGAGCAGCATGGTGGAACCGGCGACTAAAGACACACCGCATTCGGCGGATCGTCGCGTTACACCAACCGGTGCTCGCCAGGATCCTGGACAGGCCGCTTCAGCCGACGATCGTGCACTCCAGTCATCGCTGCCCGAAGCACTGCCGGTCGCAGTCCAGCCCGAACCGGATGTGGCAGAAGCCCCCGACGTGAACCTCGCTTCAACCCCATCGGACGCCGACGCGGAGTCGGCAATGGAATCGGTGGCGGAAGAAGCATTCACGCCGGAAACCACCGCCCCGGAAACCACTACGTCGGAAATCGTTGCACCGGCTCCCGCCTCACCGCCCGCCCCCGCCGAGACGATCAACGAAGATGACCTGACGATCGCCGTCTTCGCAAGACTCGGAGGAACGCTCAATCATGACCGAACGGAACTGGACCTGTCGGGAACGAAAGTGACCACAGCGGATCTTTCGCGACTGCGTTTCCTGCCGTCACTGGTTTCATTGTCGCTGGAAAACACACCCATCGGCGATGAAGCATTGGCAGAAATCGTTCGCCGGCAGCCGAAGTTGCAATCGCTGTACCTTGCCAAAACCAAGGTCACCGATGCGGGGCTTGAGCATCTGCGATCACTAACCGACTTGGTCCGCGTGGATCTTGCGTCATGCAAAGTCAACGACGAAGGGTTGGTGCATTTGCACTCGCTGGAGAACCTGCAAGCGGTCGGATTAAATTCGACGGCGGTCTCGCCAGCCGGGATGGAAACATTAAGCGAAGCCCTGTCACACCGGGCCGTGATCCAAGGCCCCGAATTCAGCCTGTTGGGCGGCAAGCGGTTCGACGTGATGCATTGA